ATTACTGCTCATAAAATAACTCCGGTTACCAATAGTGGAAACGCAACTGACCCTGCAATATATGGCAAACGGATAGTATATACATTAAATCGTCCCACCTCTTTTGGTATTGGAGATATCTACACGTATAATATGTCTACTGCCAAGACAACCCGCATAACAACCAGCAATAGTGCTTTTAGTCCATTTATCTATGAAGATAAAATTGTATATGCAGATAGTCAAGATTCAGAGTCTGGTGATGAAAGAGACATTTATCTATATGACCTCTCGTCAACAGTACAAGATTTGCCTTTAGCTGAATTTACCGCGAACGTAACTTTGGAACTGCACCTTTAGTTGTGTTATTCACTGAAATCGGCACTGGTGGAGTCTCTACATCCTGGCATTGGGACACTGGAGACGGTATTTACTCAAAGCATGCCATGAATGCGACACACACTTTTACGAAGCCAGGAAGTTACACAGTTAGTCTTACTGTAGGAAATGCTATGGGTAGTAATACATCGACAAAGCCAAATTACATAGTCGTTACCGATCCAAACGCTCCCATTGCAAATTTTAATAGTAACATTATCGAGGGTTATGCTCCTTTAACAGTACAGTTTAATGACATTTCTCAAAATGCAACGTCAAGGTTATGAGACTTCGATAATGATGGAAAAGTAGACTCAACCGCGGTAAGTCCTGTTTATATATACAACATCAGGAAACTATACTATTAACCTGACAGTAAGAAATGCTTACGATACTACCTCAAAAGCCGGTACAATAATTGTACTTCCAGAAATTAGTTCCTGCAGCGGCACTGAAATCCGGATTACTACCAGCAAATTAGCATTCCATCCTGACATCTATGGTAACAGAATAAATAGTGTGACAAGATTTTCGCAACGGAAACTACGATATCTATATGTATGATCTATCCACTCCCAAAGAAACTCAAATTACTACCAATGAGTCAAATCAGGAGTCTCCAGCTATCTGTGGTGATAGGATAGTGTGGCAGGACAGCCGCAACGGAGGCTCGGATATTTACGTTTGCACTATCTCAAAGTAAAAGCAAAAAATAATAAAAGAATTTCAGAACATGCGGACCTGTCTGCCAAGTCCCTCCCGGACAGCCCTTTCATAAACAAGGTGCGCTGTTGCAACATCCTGAATTGCAAGCCCTGTGGAATCGAATATCGTAATCTCCTCTTCACTTGTCCTGCCGGGTTTGAGGCCGACCATAACTTCTCCAAGCTGGGCATGGATGTCATTTTCCGAGATATAGTGCTTCGAGAGAGGGACGTTCACTTCTCCGGAATGGAGCGCCTGAACCATGTCATCCACAATGATTTTGGAGCGGATAAGGAGTTCGGGGTCAAGTTCTTCTTTTCCCACGGCATCCGCACCTATTGCGTTTATGTGGGTGCCTGCTTTAATCCAGCTGGCTTTTACGATTGGTTTTCTTGTAGGGGTTGTGGTAACAAGGATATCGCAGTTGCAGACCTTTTCAATGCTCTCTTCGTAACGGATTTCGCAGGGCACGAATTCTGCCATTTCACGGATGAATTGCTCACAGCTTTCTTTTGTCCTGGAAGTGATCTTCACGAGTTCGGGTTCGAAAACTTCACAGAGGGCTTCAAGCTGGGTTTTTGCCTGGTTTCCTGCACCTACGAGCCCGATTACTTTCGAATCTTTCCTTGCAAGGTATTTTGCAGCAATTCCTCCGGCTGCGCCTGTCCGGACGTCGGTCAGATAAGTTCCGTCCATGATTGCGACAGGAGCTCCGGTCTCAGGGGAAATAAGGATAATCAGCGCCATTACTGTAGGAAGGTTGCGCATGGGATTCCCAGGATGGACGTTTACAATCTTTACACCTGTAATGTCCTCTTCTTCAAGGTATGCAGGCATTGTCCGCAGGTCGCCGTTGTAAGCGGTATAGTAAAGATAGGATTTAGGCGGCATCTGCACCTTGCCAAGCCCGTGCTGCCTGAAAGCCCTTTCTACTACCTGCATGTCGGAATGCATGTCCATAACACTCTTTACTTCTTCCTGAGCCAGCCACAATACTTCCATAACGTAACCCTCCACCGGAGCCATAGAATTTCCTCACATCCTGAACATAAGCTGGCTTCCGGCTGAAAACCAGGCTTAAACTGAATAAAACCGGAATAAAAACCGGCGGCAAACAGGCGCATTGACTGCCGTATAGCATGGATTGCCATTTTTATTCGCGTAAATATGTATATATAACATATCTTCACTCATTTAAAGAACTTCCTTCGTGAAAGGAGAAACTATGCAAGAGAGTTCTGCTACTTTTCCCGAACCCGACATGAAAGAGAAATTACTGAAGCCTGCCCGGGACATCCGGAGTATCCTGCGATGGGGATACCCCAAATTTGCAACTATCCGTTTCGTGGCTGAGCATTCCCAGCTCAGTGCCGAAGAGCGGAATATCCTCACAAGGGTGATTATGCCCCCTGAGAAGGTGGTTTCCAGAATCAGGAAGAAAATAGCCTGTGACGGCATAAGAAATAGGGATCTCCACCTTGACGGGTACAATGTCCTTCTTAGCGTGGACAGCCTTCTGAAAAACGAACCCTTGTGGTTCTGTGATGACGGATATATAAGAGATACTCGCTATTATTTCAGCAAAACAAGTCAGGCTGAGGATATAGAGGAGGCCCTTGACTCAGTCCTTGAGTTTCTCTCCGAAGCCAGCCCGAAGTCAATAACTTTTCTCCTTGATTCTCAGATTAGCCGGAGCGGGGAACTTGCAAGCTTCATCCGCCGCAAACTTGAAGAATACGGAATCCGAGGAGAGGCACGTACCTCAAAAACTGTGGACTTTGACCTGAAAACGGAAGGCGGAGATCCCAAAAAAAATCTTGTCGTTGCGACCTCCGATGGAATTGTAATTGACTCGGTCCTGCAAGTACTTGACATCCCGGCCTGCCTTATGGAAAAAACAGGAATTGAGCCTATAAGGCTGTACTGAACAGAATTTTACGACAAGCAAAGGCAGAATGCCCGTCACTTTAAACAGAAAATTAAGACTTATGAACAGACTGGAAAATGTATAAATCATATGGGCTTAGATAAGCTTCTTCCTACAAAACAGAAGTATTCTGAATCTACTACAGTGGGTATAGATGTCGGGATTAAGGATTTTGCTGTACTCTCTACAGGCGAAAAGATTGAGAATCCAAAATACTTGAAAAATTCTCTTAAAAGACTTAAATACCTTCAAAAAAGAGTAAGTAGAAAGGTTAAAGGTTCAAAACGCAGAGAGAAAACGAGACAGCTACTTTCTAAAATCCATGAGAAAATAAGCAATCAGAGAAACAATTTCCAGCACCAAATCTCTTCTAAACTTATCCGCGAGAACCAAGCTATTGCACTGGAAACTCTGAATGTTAAAGGTATGGTCAAGAATCACCATTTAGCACAGTCTATAAGTGATTCTGCATGGAGTAGTTTTGTAACAAAGTTAGAGTATAAAGCTGAATGGTTTGGTAAAACTATCCTTAGAATAGGGCAATTTGAACCATCCTCTAAACTTTGTAACGTTTGCGGATACCACAATTCAGAACTAACATTAAAGGATAGAGAATGGGTCTGCCCCATTTGTAAGACTCCGCATGATAGGGATATTAATGCTGCAATAAATACCAAAAAATTCTCTCTCCTTGACCAAAATCTCATAACCACTTGACACCTGCGGAACGCAGGGAAGAGCCTGGGGACTTGCTCTCAAAAGAGAGAGGGATGAACCAGGAAGCCTGCCATTTCAATGGCGGGTGGTTCACGAACTTGAGACTGACCACAATGAGCAAGGTTCATTAATTTATTACCATGTATCCCGTCTGGAATGTTCTGCCTGTCTGTAGATCTCTTCAGCTTCTGCATACTGCCCTTTCTCTTTCAGCAGGTTTCCATATCCGCAGAGGCTCCCAAAATGTCCGGGATCAAGTTCAAGTGCTTTTTTATACTGGACCTCAGCCTCGTGCCTGTGTCCGAATCTGGCAAGCAATCCTGCATATTCGCAGTGAGCTTCAACATCTTCAGGATTAATTTTAAGCGCATACCTGAAGTGCACCCTTGCCCCATGTACAATTCCATGTTCTGCAAGCAGACGAGCGTAAAAAACGTGAAGTTTTGGGCTTTCAGGATCTGCCTTGAGAGCTTCTATGTAATGGGCTTCGGCTTCAAAGGGCTCCCCTTTTTCTTCAAGAAGACGAGCATAGCGGAAATTTGACTCAACGTGCCCTGGGTCAAGTTCAAGAGCCCGAGTATAATGGTAATTTGCTTCGGTTTTTTGCCCGCGCCTGTAAAGCAAGATTCCGTACCCACAATGCGCTCCTACATGCCTCGGGTCAAGGAGAAGAGCTTTTTTGTAAGCTTCTTCTGACTTATCCAGTTGACCGAGCCTGTAAAGCAGGCAGCCATAGTTGCAGAGCGTATCCACATGGTAAGGGTGAAACTCAAAAGCTTTCTCATACTGAACTCTTGCATTATCCAGTTCCCCGATTCCAGCAAGTATGGCTCCATATCCGCAGAGGGCTTCTACATTTCCCGGATTTTCTTTAAGAATTTCTTTGAATTCTCTGGCAGCAGGGTCCCCTAGCCCGAGCAAAGAAGCCGTTTTCCCTGCCTCCATATGAGCATCTTCCCGCATTTTCCCTGAGAAAAGCAAAGCAGATGCCCTGGAAATTATGTACTTTTCCCTGTACATCTTATCGTTGCCGAAAATAAAGGAGAGTTTCAGCAGGGTATCCGGCGAAAGCGCGTGTTCACGTGAAAAAGAAATGACAAACTCAACGACCTCATCGAGATTAGATTTATCTTCTGCAACCTTTTCGATTACATGCAAAACCAGCTTGTCTACGGCATCTATCTCCATGCTCAAAAACCTCCTAAATTTTATAACTACAGTTAATTTATTTGGCTGGCTATAAATAATTAGCTATATTATATTGTCTGAATAAATTAGAAAAGACAAAGTTAAAAAAGGCAGAAACCGGAGGAGATCGGAAAAAAGAGAACCGAAAATCAGATAGCTTCCGACCAACGGTTGATATGGCGAATATTATCTAAATATTAAGAAAGATGTTTCATGCTTTTTCCCACACCATTAGTGATTACCACAACCTGCCAGCCAGATGATACATTTCTTGACCGCGCAACAGTTTTGAGTCCTCGAGTTATATAGCGTCTCACCTGCCTCTCTGACGGTGCCCATAAAAAGAGAAGAATAAAGCAGGTTAAACGGAGAACAGTAGTGCAAAAGTAATTAAAAAACACAACCGGAATGATATTCGGGACAAATCGAATCGGAACTGAAGAGAAGATAAAAGTTTGAAAATAAAAAAGGATGAACCGAGTATGTGGTTGCCCTGTTAGACCCTGTTTACATGCAGACTGTATCTCGGCTCCACATCATACATACCCTCAAGTTCTTCTTCAGTCAGGAAACCTCTGTCTATCAGCTTACTTAGGGTTTTCCTGTCAACGGATTCGACCATATCCCAGAGGTTGCGCTCCTGAAGATAAGGTTTTAGCTTGCGGATGCGCCAGAGTTTCCAATCAACTTTTTTCCGTCTGAGTTCCACATCCCCTATTCTCAGGACATCGATACCTTTTTCATCAAAAGAGCTCAAAATACGGTTCCTAAGTTCTTCCCGCCTTTTTTCAAGAACAGATATTGCAGAGACAAGTTCATCGTATTCAAGTGCAACATCGGCAAGATCCATCTCTTCTGGATCCTGTTCGCTTATATCAAATTCCACTGTCCTACACCCCGTTTATACTCTTAAATTTCGCATGTTATTTCTTTTGGATTTTTTATATAAATCGTTCCTACCTTTTCTCGAATTTCCGTCTTTTTCTACTTATATTGATATTAGGCTGTCATTTATTAGGCTGTCATTTATTACCTGCCATTCCTGTTTAAGTATATGCGGGTAATCAGGTTTATAGCTGCACCTACAGGTATAGCTATGTCTAAACAGAGATTTATATCCTGATATACAGTAGCAGACTTTAGTTAGATCTTAGTCATACCTTAAAACCTGCCAATACTTAGATGATTAAAACACCCAGGCAGGCAGTATTTTTAAGCATGGAGATATTTCACATTTAATGGGTTTATCGGGGTGAGTTTATGCCGTTAACCAGCTTCAGAAAAGCAAGAGCAAAAGAAGAACTGCGCCTTATTCTACCAGAGATAAACGAGATTCTGGAATCCGAACCTGCCGTGCTCAGGATTAATCCGGAATCAATCATGCTTATCGGAGATATCCATGGAGACCTTTATGCCCTTGAGTTCATAAATGGGATGAGAAAAAAACTTGGCTACAAAAAAATTCTTTTTTTGGGAGACTATGTGGATCGGGGAACAGAAGGCACAGAAGTCCTTACAAAACTTTTCCAGATGAAACTTGAGGAGCCCGAAGATGTCTTCCTTCTAAGGGGCAATCACGAAACCGTTGATATGAATATCTATTATGGTTTTTTTGAGGAAATTGGCTATGACCGCGATTTTCTTCTCGAAATAAGCAGGACATATGATGTATTGCCTGTAGCAGCGGTTGTCTCAGGACATACTTTCTGCGTGCACGGAGGGATTAACGGGACTGAAAGTGTCGATTCCATTACAAAAGAAGGCGCTTTTCCCTATCTATGGAATGACCCTTCAGAACTTCCGGGGCTAAGTAGATCGTCAAGAGGCTCCACGGTCAGGGAATTCGGTCCTGATATTGTTGACGGTTTTTTAGAAACGAATGGTTTGAAAAGAATCGTAAGAGGGCACACAGCTCTTAGAGTCGGGTATGAATGGTGGTTCGATGGTAAATTATTGTCAATTTTTTCATGCCCTGACTATGTTGGGCTCGGAAACGCTGCCGCTTTTGCCCTTATCAGGGGAGGAGAGCTAAAAATTATTACTTTTGAGAACTAACAAGAACAATCCCATATGAGTATTACGAGTAAACAGAAAAACCAGATAAGTAAAAGTTCAAAATGATTAAAGCAAAATATAAAAATTGCTCCAGCCTGAGTCACTACTTCAGACTGGGGATTTTCGTTTTGCCGGATTGTGGATTATTTTTATCTGAAGAAAAAAATAATAAAAGTTGAAATTTGGAGCCGGAAGGCACGATGCCGTGAGTAGATTCAATGATATGATAGATGCTTTGATGGATGTTTTTGAATGTCTGGATCTTTTGACTTTCTTTTTTTAGTTATATCTACCTGTTAACCTATGTTCGTCTCTGATAGACATCTGATAACCTTTGATTATATCTGGTTAATCGCCTTTAATCCAGAATGATCCAGGTTTCTGTCATTTTGCTACCTATATCAGGGTCGAGCTGCATTGCTTTCATATACTGTATTTTTGCTTCGTCGAAACGCCTCATTTTTCTCATAAGCAGACCGTAACTGTAATGGAGCGGTGGATAGTAAGGATTGAGCGCAAGGGCTTTCTTGTACTCTTTCTCTGCTTCGGATAAGCGCCCCATTTCTGAAAGGAGGTTTCCGTAGCTGTAATGTCCTTCTGCACTTTCAGGGTCAAGACTGAGGGCTTTTTTGTATTCCATTTCAGCTTCGTATCTTCTTCCAAAACGGGCAAGAAGGTTAGCATAATTGGAATGGATTTTTGCATCGTTCTGGTCAAGGGCAAGGGCTTCCATATATTGTTCCTCAGCTTCCGAAACACGTCCTTCCCTTGC
The genomic region above belongs to Methanosarcina horonobensis HB-1 = JCM 15518 and contains:
- the ala gene encoding alanine dehydrogenase yields the protein MEVLWLAQEEVKSVMDMHSDMQVVERAFRQHGLGKVQMPPKSYLYYTAYNGDLRTMPAYLEEEDITGVKIVNVHPGNPMRNLPTVMALIILISPETGAPVAIMDGTYLTDVRTGAAGGIAAKYLARKDSKVIGLVGAGNQAKTQLEALCEVFEPELVKITSRTKESCEQFIREMAEFVPCEIRYEESIEKVCNCDILVTTTPTRKPIVKASWIKAGTHINAIGADAVGKEELDPELLIRSKIIVDDMVQALHSGEVNVPLSKHYISENDIHAQLGEVMVGLKPGRTSEEEITIFDSTGLAIQDVATAHLVYERAVREGLGRQVRMF
- a CDS encoding DUF434 domain-containing protein, which gives rise to MQESSATFPEPDMKEKLLKPARDIRSILRWGYPKFATIRFVAEHSQLSAEERNILTRVIMPPEKVVSRIRKKIACDGIRNRDLHLDGYNVLLSVDSLLKNEPLWFCDDGYIRDTRYYFSKTSQAEDIEEALDSVLEFLSEASPKSITFLLDSQISRSGELASFIRRKLEEYGIRGEARTSKTVDFDLKTEGGDPKKNLVVATSDGIVIDSVLQVLDIPACLMEKTGIEPIRLY
- a CDS encoding PKD domain-containing protein, giving the protein MLFTEIGTGGVSTSWHWDTGDGIYSKHAMNATHTFTKPGSYTVSLTVGNAMGSNTSTKPNYIVVTDPNAPIANFNSNIIEGYAPLTVQFNDISQNATSRL
- a CDS encoding metallophosphoesterase — its product is MPLTSFRKARAKEELRLILPEINEILESEPAVLRINPESIMLIGDIHGDLYALEFINGMRKKLGYKKILFLGDYVDRGTEGTEVLTKLFQMKLEEPEDVFLLRGNHETVDMNIYYGFFEEIGYDRDFLLEISRTYDVLPVAAVVSGHTFCVHGGINGTESVDSITKEGAFPYLWNDPSELPGLSRSSRGSTVREFGPDIVDGFLETNGLKRIVRGHTALRVGYEWWFDGKLLSIFSCPDYVGLGNAAAFALIRGGELKIITFEN
- a CDS encoding TolB family protein, coding for MYDITAHKITPVTNSGNATDPAIYGKRIVYTLNRPTSFGIGDIYTYNMSTAKTTRITTSNSAFSPFIYEDKIVYADSQDSESGDERDIYLYDLSSTVQDLPLAEFTANVTLELHL
- a CDS encoding tetratricopeptide repeat protein, which translates into the protein MEIDAVDKLVLHVIEKVAEDKSNLDEVVEFVISFSREHALSPDTLLKLSFIFGNDKMYREKYIISRASALLFSGKMREDAHMEAGKTASLLGLGDPAAREFKEILKENPGNVEALCGYGAILAGIGELDNARVQYEKAFEFHPYHVDTLCNYGCLLYRLGQLDKSEEAYKKALLLDPRHVGAHCGYGILLYRRGQKTEANYHYTRALELDPGHVESNFRYARLLEEKGEPFEAEAHYIEALKADPESPKLHVFYARLLAEHGIVHGARVHFRYALKINPEDVEAHCEYAGLLARFGHRHEAEVQYKKALELDPGHFGSLCGYGNLLKEKGQYAEAEEIYRQAEHSRRDTW